A window of Hevea brasiliensis isolate MT/VB/25A 57/8 chromosome 14, ASM3005281v1, whole genome shotgun sequence contains these coding sequences:
- the LOC131172863 gene encoding protein FAR-RED IMPAIRED RESPONSE 1-like has protein sequence MVAHRSLNMDMKRRLEANDIAGIRPAKSIRLLEVQAGGPENLSCLSKDCRNFIERKRRLRLGDGDAEAIRKLFVRMQRNDPEFFYSFDLDDDSRLSNVLWVHPRSRAAYEEFNDVVSFDTTYLVNRYKLPFATIIGVNHHGQSILLGCALISHEDVNTFKWLFMTWLEAMEDVHPNSILTDQCVSMRKAIREVMPNTRHRFCLWHILCKVPEKFKGVTDYDSACLEFKAVIYDSLTIEMFERNWNEFVVKHGLERNEWLSKLYIDREYWVPIYLNQTFWAGMVSTQRSESMHAYFDGYVNSMSTLKQFVEQYEIAMCDKNEKEFYADFKSKNTVVNCISIFEWE, from the coding sequence ATGGTTGCTCACAGGTCACTGAATATGGATATGAAGAGGAGATTGGAGGCAAACGATATAGCTGGCATAAGACCCGCAAAAAGCATTAGGTTGCTTGAAGTTCAAGCAGGTGGACCAGAAAATTTAAGCTGTTTGTCAAAGGATTGTCGAAACTTCATTGAGCGAAAGAGGAGGCTACGACTTGGTGATGGTGATGCTGAGGCTATACGTAAGTTGTTTGTGAGAATGCAACGAAACGATCCTGAGTTTTTCTATTCATTTGATCTTGATGATGATTCCAGGCTTTCAAATGTTCTATGGGTTCATCCTCGTAGTCGAGCTGCTTACGAGGAATTCAATGATGTTGTTAGTTTTGACACTACTTACCTTGTTAATCGATACAAGTTGCCATTTGCCACCATTATTGGAGTAAATCATCATGGGCAATCTATTTTATTAGGATGCGCCTTGATCTCACATGAAGATGTAAACACTTTTAAGTGGTTGTTCATGACGTGGCTTGAAGCAATGGAAGATGTTCATCCTAATTCTATTCTTACAGATCAATGCGTGAGCATGAGGAAAGCCATTAGGGAGGTAATGCCTAATACTAGACACAGATTTTGCTTGTGGCATATATTATGCAAGGTACCTGAGAAGTTTAAGGGTGTTACTGATTATGATAGTGCATGCCTTGAGTTTAAAGCTGTAATATATGATAGCTTAACCATTGAGATGTTTGAGAGAAATTGGAATGAGTTTGTGGTGAAGCATGGGTTGGAAAGAAATGAATGGCTTTCCAAACTATATATTGATAGGGAGTATTGGGTTCCAATTTATCTCAATCAGACATTTTGGGCTGGAATGGTTTCGACTCAAAGGAGTGAGAGCATGCATGCCTATTTTGATGGGTATGTTAACTCAATGAGCACACTAAAGCAATTTGTGGAGCAGTATGAGATTGCTATGTGTGACAAGAATGAAAAGGAGTTCTATGCTGATTTCAAATCAAAAAACACAGTTGTAAATTGCATATCTATTTTTGAATGGGAATAA